One Apostichopus japonicus isolate 1M-3 chromosome 14, ASM3797524v1, whole genome shotgun sequence genomic window carries:
- the LOC139980346 gene encoding putative Ras-related protein Rab-33 — protein sequence MEGSKNTTGTILEEGESSTASQESPSQRRIFKVIVLGDSNVGKTCLTIRFCGGDFPQKPEATIGVDFRDKDVTVDGESIKLQLWDTAGQERFRKSMVQHYYRNVHAVIFVYDVTKLSSFENLPTWVDECDRHSLSSNVPRVLVANKCDITDRRVVSTNMGQKFAEHNDMPFFETSAKSSEVGESVSNIFLYIAKKLKAQRPHLHLRAGLGGISGSGRTSVRKLRLKSSGLRGFEPEKTPKSKCAGGCFS from the exons ATGGAGGGATCAAAAAATACAACTGGTACAATATTAGAAGAAGGAGAGTCATCGACCGCCTCTCAGGAGTCTCCATCTCAACGGAGGATCTTCAAGGTCATCGTTCTCGGCGACTCCAACGTGGGGAAGACCTGTTTGACGATCAGATTCTGTGGAGGAGATTTTCCTCAGAAACCAGAGGCTACTATAGGAGTTGACTTCAGGGATAAAGATGTAACGGTTGATGGAGAGTCCATCAAG CTTCAACTGTGGGATACTGCTGGACAGGAACGTTTCCGCAAGAGCATGGTCCAGCACTACTACCGGAACGTCCACGCGGTCATCTTCGTCTACGATGTCACAAAGCTGAGCTCGTTTGAGAATCTTCCAACGTGGGTGGACGAGTGTGACCGGCATTCCCTGTCTTCCAACGTACCCCGAGTGTTGGTAGCTAACAAGTGCGATATCACGGACAGGAGGGTGGTCTCTACCAACATGGGTCAAAAGTTTGCCGAGCACAATGACATGCCTTTCTTTGAAACGTCAGCAAAGTCTTCGGAAGTTGGAGAATCGGTATCTAACATTTTCCTATACATTGCCAAAAAACTGAAAGCTCAGCGGCCGCACCTTCACCTACGCGCCGGCTTAGGAGGCATTTCCGGAAGCGGCCGGACTTCCGTAAGGAAGTTGCGACTCAAGTCGAGTGGACTGCGCGGATTTGAACCGGAAAAGACACCAAAGTCGAAATGTGCCGGCGGGTgtttttcttga